The sequence below is a genomic window from Acidobacteriota bacterium.
GAGCGCCTTCGAGGGCACCGTGGCCGGTGTGGAGGGAGAGGACGTGATCATCCGCGTCGCTCTCCAGGAGAAGGGTCCTGCCGCGGGGGAGACGGGGAAAGACCTCGTGACGCGCGTCCTCGACGCGCTCCGCGGGGAAGAGGTCCGCAAGCGGCTCGCCGAGGGAGCGCTCGACCTCAACACGGTGGACGAACTCACTCTGGAGTCGCACCTCGCCGACCGGGCCGGTATGGACGAGGCGAGCGCCGCCTCGGCGGCCGAGGCGATCGTTCGCTGGCGGAGGGAGCACGGCGGCGTCATCCCGTCGGTCGACACGCTCGGCGAGATCGAGGGCGTGCCGGAGGAGGCGAAGAAGTTCCTCGAGGAGGCGGCGTTCACCGGGCCGTTCGGCCTGCGCGGGCAGGACTTCATCGAGGCCTCGGTGTCGGCGGAGATGCGCCGGGCGGCGCTGGTGGCCGTCCTCGGGGCCCTCGGCGGGATGCTGGTGTACATCTGGATCCGCTTTCGGTTCGCCTGGGGGCTGGCCGCGATCGTGGCCCTGGCCCACGACACGATCGTGACCCTCGGTGCCTTTTCGTTCTCGGGGATGGAGGCGAACCTCCCGGTGGTGGCGGCGTTCCTCACGCTGGTGGGCTACTCGGTCAACGACACCATCGTCGTCTTCGACCGGGTGCGCGAGAACATCGGCGACCGCACGCCGGCCCGTCTGGCGCCCGTCATCAACGAATCGCTGAATCAGACCCTGTCCCGCACGCTGATCACCTCCCTGACGACCTGGCTCGTCGTGGTCGCGCTGTTCCTGCTCGGTGGGCCGGTGATTCGGCCGTTCGCCTTCGTCCTCCTGGTGGGTATCGTGGTGGGAACCTACTCGTCGATCTACGTTGCGAGTCC
It includes:
- the secF gene encoding protein translocase subunit SecF, giving the protein SAFEGTVAGVEGEDVIIRVALQEKGPAAGETGKDLVTRVLDALRGEEVRKRLAEGALDLNTVDELTLESHLADRAGMDEASAASAAEAIVRWRREHGGVIPSVDTLGEIEGVPEEAKKFLEEAAFTGPFGLRGQDFIEASVSAEMRRAALVAVLGALGGMLVYIWIRFRFAWGLAAIVALAHDTIVTLGAFSFSGMEANLPVVAAFLTLVGYSVNDTIVVFDRVRENIGDRTPARLAPVINESLNQTLSRTLITSLTTWLVVVALFLLGGPVIRPFAFVLLVGIVVGTYSSIYVASPILLIWKRLFGKKPAADVSGGAAKRKKAVRGAS